GAGGTACGTGCGCCACGAGGTGTCGTCCGGCGACTCGAGCACGGCCGCGGGGGAGTCGGGGACCTCGGGCCAGTCCATGCGCGCGATGGCCGTGTCGCAGGCGAGGAGGACGATGTCGTCGCGGCTGGCGACGTGCCGGTACAGCGTCGAGTGGTCGACGCCCAGGCGGTTCGCGAGCGAGGTGAGGGTGAGCGTGCTGAGGCCGACCTCGAGGGCCGCCTCCGCGATCAGCCGCCGCGAGACGCGCGCGGGCCTCCCGACCCGACCGGCTCGCCGCTCCATGGCGTCGATCCTACCGTGACGGCGCCAGGGATTTGGGCCCAAAGGATCCCGAGACCGGCGGCGCGCGACGGGGCGGGATGCCGGTCGCGGAGGCTCGGTCGGACGACGCCGGTCGCGCGCCGCGGCTAGCGTGGGAGCATGCCCGTCACCCCCACCCCCTTCTCCGAGCTCGACGACTTCATCGCCATCCCGCGCCTCGGCGGCCTCGCGCTCTCGCCCGACGGACGCCGCGCGGTGCTCACCGTCACGACCCTCGACGCCGCGCGGACCGGCTACCGCCACGCCCTCTGGGTCGTGCCCGCGGCCGGCGGCGGCGTGCCGCAGCGCCTCACCCGCTCGGCGAAGAGCGAGGCGGGCGCGGCCTTCACCGCGACCGGCGACCTCCTCTTCGTGTCCTCCCGGCCCGACGCCGACGACGCCGACGGGAAGGAAGCGGCGCAGCTGTGGATCCTCCCGGCCGCCGCCGGCGAGGCCCGCGCCCTGACCCGGCTGGCCGGCGGCGTGGACGGCATCGCGGCCGTCGCCCGCGACGCCGCCACGGTGATCCTGCAGGCGCCGCTGCTGCCCGGATCCGCCTCGCTCGAGGCCGACGCCGTGGCGCGCACGACGCGATCGGACCTCAAGGTCAACGCGATCCTGCACGAGACCTACCCCGTCCGGTACTGGGACCACGACCTCGGCCCCGACGAGCCGCACCTGTTCGCGCTCGACCTCGCCGACGCGCTCGTGGAGGAGCCCGCGCGGCCCACCACGGCGGACGCGGCGACCGCGCTCGCCGCCGAGGCCGAGGCCGCGACCGAGGACGGCGGATCCGCGGCCGCGGCCCCCGCCGCCCCCGCGCAGCCGTACCCGACCTCCCTGCCGCGCCCGCGCGACCTCACCCCGCGCCCGGGACGCAGCCTCGACCACGCGGCCGCCGCGCTCTCGCCGGACGGCCGCACGCTCGTCGTCGCGGTCGGCGTGAAGGAGCGCCGCGGCGACCGCCAGGCGCTCGTGTCGATCGACGTCGCGACCGGGGAGCGGACCACGCTGCTCGACGTGCCGGGCGCCGACGTCGAGTCGCCCGTGATCAGCCCCGACGGCGCGCTGCTCGCGTGCATCCGCACCGACCGCGCCACGCCCGCCGCGCCCACGCAGCAGGAGATCTGGGTGTCGGCGCTCGACGGATCCGGCGCCCGCCGCCTCGCCGCCGGCTGGGACCGCTGGCCCTCGTCCCTGCGGTTCGACGCGGACTCGCAGGCGCTCGTCGTCACGGCCGACCAGGACGGACGCGGACCCGTCTTCCGCATCGGCCTCGACGACTCCGTCACGCAGCTCACGACGGACGACCACTCCTACACCGACGTGCAGGTCGACCGCGAGACCGGCGACGTGCTCGCGCTCCGCTCCTCGTGGATGGCGCCCGCGCACCCCGTGCGCGTGTCCGCGGCCGACGGATCCGTCACCGCGCTCGCGACGCCCGCCCCCGTGCCGGCGACGACCGGCACCATGACGGAGGTCGAGACGACCGCCGCCGACGGCGCGCGCGTGCGCGGCTGGCTCCTGCTGCCGGAGGGCGCGTCGGCCGAGGCGCCCGCGCCGCTGCTGCTGTGGATCCACGGCGGCCCGCTCAACAGCTGGAACGCGTGGAGCTGGCGCTGGACGCCGCAGGTGATGGTGGCGCGCGGCTACGCGGTGCTGCTCCCGGATCCCGCGCTGAGCACCGGCTACGGCCTCGACTTCATCGCGCGCGGCTGGGACGCGTGGGGCGAGGCGCCCTTCACCGACCTCATGTCGATCACCGACGCCGTCGAGGCGCGCGACGACATCGACCAGACGCGCACGGCCGCGATGGGCGGCTCGTTCGGCGGCTACATGGCGAACTGGGTCGCGGGCCACACCGACCGCTTCCGCGCGATCGTCAGCCACGCGAGCCTCTGGGCGCTCGACCAGTTCGGCCCCACCACCGACTCGTCGCAGTACTGGCAGAGCATCTTCTCGGCGGAGGGCCTCGACCGGAACTCGCCGCACCACTCCGTGCGCGACATCGTGACGCCCATGCTCGTGATCCACGGCGACCGCGACTACCGCGTGCCCGTGGGCGAGAGCCTGCGCCTCTGGTCGGAGCTCGCGGAGCACCACGCGGCCGACGACGGCACCACGCCGCACCGGTTCCTGATCTTCCCGGACGAGAACC
The genomic region above belongs to Clavibacter phaseoli and contains:
- a CDS encoding S9 family peptidase, with protein sequence MPVTPTPFSELDDFIAIPRLGGLALSPDGRRAVLTVTTLDAARTGYRHALWVVPAAGGGVPQRLTRSAKSEAGAAFTATGDLLFVSSRPDADDADGKEAAQLWILPAAAGEARALTRLAGGVDGIAAVARDAATVILQAPLLPGSASLEADAVARTTRSDLKVNAILHETYPVRYWDHDLGPDEPHLFALDLADALVEEPARPTTADAATALAAEAEAATEDGGSAAAAPAAPAQPYPTSLPRPRDLTPRPGRSLDHAAAALSPDGRTLVVAVGVKERRGDRQALVSIDVATGERTTLLDVPGADVESPVISPDGALLACIRTDRATPAAPTQQEIWVSALDGSGARRLAAGWDRWPSSLRFDADSQALVVTADQDGRGPVFRIGLDDSVTQLTTDDHSYTDVQVDRETGDVLALRSSWMAPAHPVRVSAADGSVTALATPAPVPATTGTMTEVETTAADGARVRGWLLLPEGASAEAPAPLLLWIHGGPLNSWNAWSWRWTPQVMVARGYAVLLPDPALSTGYGLDFIARGWDAWGEAPFTDLMSITDAVEARDDIDQTRTAAMGGSFGGYMANWVAGHTDRFRAIVSHASLWALDQFGPTTDSSQYWQSIFSAEGLDRNSPHHSVRDIVTPMLVIHGDRDYRVPVGESLRLWSELAEHHAADDGTTPHRFLIFPDENHWILKPQQSVVWYRTVLAFLDQHVHGKDWVRPEVLG